A single genomic interval of Oreochromis aureus strain Israel breed Guangdong linkage group 12, ZZ_aureus, whole genome shotgun sequence harbors:
- the tmem175 gene encoding endosomal/lysosomal potassium channel TMEM175, with product MGENDDSDIIEHHVEEEMEKKGARSYAASSSFLESVSPSEREGHSSTQSSHRLLAYSDALISIIATVMILPVAHTKVEDNEELRESLQGLLTTKIGVYLMTFLIVTVAWAAHIRLFQVVVRIDDCLALLNLACMMLITFLPYTFSLMATFPENILGILLFCGCVMVIGVIQSVIVLYAFSRPFLLNEQIQISENQTFYKHHILKVIMKVPIMCFFASIFSFIFFQLSYVLLAIVIFLPYISQCLKWCRSKAIGQVEETPDSMLFYTYLPNEPLSKERVEAFSDGVYAIVATLLILDICEDNVPDPTVVQKQFGGSLTAALRVYGPEYLAYFGSFATVGLLWFVHHSLFLHVTKATRFMGLLNTFSLAFVGGLPLAYQLTHEFPPNSHNELEAIQISCVIIFFAGIFQLAIWVVALYNEQETLHPYVRYGGREHVLMLAKLALYPCIALGTFFLTCILSKFSAPIFHLMEITVPFAFLVLRILVRLGLALLRLLFCPDRPDRRIVIEEEADETRVPFNALVT from the exons aTGGGGGAAAACGACGACAGCGACATCATAGAGCACCACGTcgaggaggagatggagaagAAAGGTGCGAGGAGCTACGCagcttcctcctccttcctggAGAGCGTCAGTCCGTCCGAGAGAGAGGGCCACAGCAGCACCCAGTCCTCCCACAGACTGCTGGCCTACAGCGATGCTCTCATCTCCATTATCGCCACTGTCATG ATTTTACCTGTTGCTCACACCAAAGTGGAAGATAATGAG GAATTGAGGGAGAGTCTTCAGGGTCTACTCACCACAAAGATCGGCGTTTACTTGATGACATTCCTCATTGTGACTGTTGCCTGGGCTGCTCATATCAG GTTGTTTCAAGTTGTTGTTCGTATCGATGACTGTCTCGCACTTCTGAACCTT GCCTGCATGATGCTGATAACCTTCCTCCCCTACACA TTTTCTTTAATGGCGACCTTTCCTGAGAACATCCTCGGGATTTTACTCTTCTGTGGTTGTGTGATGGTGATCGGCGTGATTCAG TCGGTGATTGTGTTGTACGCCTTCAGCCGCCCCTTCCTCCTGAATGAGCAGATCCAGATCTCAGAGAACCAGACCTTCTACAAACACCACATCCTCAAAGTCATCATGAAGGTTCCCATCATGTGCTTCTTCGCCAGcatcttctccttcatcttcttcCAGCTG TCTTACGTTCTCTTGGCCATCGTCATCTTCCTGCCTTACATCTCCCAGTGTTTGAAGTGGTGTCGCAGCAAAGCCATCG GTCAGGTGGAGGAAACTCCAGACTCCATGTTGTTCTACACCTACCTGCCTAACGAACCCCTCAGCAAAGAGCGAGTGGAGGCTTTCAGCGACGGAGTTTATGCCATCGTAGCAACGCTTCTCATCTTGGACATATG CGAGGACAACGTCCCAGATCCCACAGTCGTGCAGAAGCAGTTTGGCGGCAGCCTGACGGCGGCTCTGCGGGTTTACGGCCCCGAGTACCTCGCCTACTTTGGCTCCTTCGCCACCGTCGGCCTTCTCTGGTTTGTCCATCACTCGCTCTTCCTCCATGTCACCAAGGCAACGCGCTTCATGGGCCTGCTGAACACCTTCTCGCTGGCGTTCGTCGGAGGTTTACCGTTAGCCTACCAGCTAACACACGAGTTCCCGCCCAACTCCCATAATGAGCTGGAAGCCATTCAGATTAGCTGTGTGATCATTTTCTTCGCGGGTATTTTTCAGCTCGCCATTTGGGTGGTCGCTCTGTACAATGAACAGGAAACTCTGCACCCCTACGTGCGATACGGTGGACGTGAGCACGTGCTTATGCTGGCTAAGCTAGCTCTGTACCCCTGCATAGCTTTGGGGACGTTTTTCCTCACGTGCATTTTGAGTAAATTTAGTGCCCCGATTTTCCACCTGATGGAGATCACGGTGCCTTTTGCTTTTCTAGTGTTGAGGATTTTGGTGCGTCTCGGGTTAGCGCTGCTACGGCTACTTTTCTGTCCTGACAGGCCCGATCGGAGGATCGTCATAGAGGAGGAAGCTGATGAAACAAGAGTGCCATTTAATGCTCTAGTTACATAG